In Oryza brachyantha chromosome 1, ObraRS2, whole genome shotgun sequence, the following are encoded in one genomic region:
- the LOC102717294 gene encoding GDSL esterase/lipase At4g10955-like, producing the protein MAIDLAPPPPLGEEVVVATVEGKKEEAEAEAEEGGACGGDAVVVAAADAEVEGHPYDFHVSGPRNLPPPNWREIIRSSWKDPNYKRMVMACFIQAVYLLELDRQDQKGEDDGLAPKWWKPFKYKVTQTLVDERDGSIYGAVLEWDRSSALSDLILIRPSGAPRAVLALRGTLLQKPTIKRDLQDDLRFLVWESLKGSVRFIGASEALKTAVERFGSANVSVAGHSLGAGFALQVCKELAKQGVFVECHLFNPPSVSLAMGVRSMSEKASYLWKKVKASLPLTEEALPDNTKEEGNAKKKLRADKKWVPHLYVNNSDYICCHYNAPSCSTTATEGVPDEQLQQRKASEIAGDVVAKLFVTSKGPQKFLEAHGLQQWWSDGMELQLAVYDSKLIHRQLKSLYTATAPSTPAKS; encoded by the exons ATGGCGATCGacttggcgccgccgccgccgctgggtGAGGAGGTCGTGGTGGCGACGGTTGAagggaagaaagaggaggcggaggcggaggcggaggagggcggggCGTGCGGCGGGGAcgccgtggtggtggccgcggcggacgcggaggtggaggggcACCCCTACGACTTCCACGTGTCCGGGCCGCGGAACCTGCCGCCGCCCAACTGGAGGGAGATCATCAGATCGAGCTG GAAAGATCCAAATTACAAAAGGATGGTCATGGCCTGCTTCATTCAAGCAGTGTACCTGCTTGAACTGGACAGGCAAGATCAGAAAGGAGAAGATGACGGCCTTGCTCCAAAATGGTGGAAGCCCTTCAAGTACAAGGTCACACAGACATTGGTAGATGAGAGGGATGGTTCCATCTATGGCGCTGTCCTCGAGTGGGATCGCTCTTCTGCTTTGTCTGACCTTATCCTCATAAGACCAAGTGGTGCACCAAGGGCAGTGTTAGCTCTCCGAGGAACACTGCTTCAGAAGCCCACCATCAAGAGAGACCTGCAAGACGATCTTCGTTTCCTGGTGTGGGAGAGCTTAAAAGGTTCAGTAAGATTTATTGGAGCTTCAGAAGCACTGAAGACAGCAGTTGAGAGGTTTGGTAGCGCTAATGTCAGTGTTGCTGGGCACTCCTTGGGAGCTGGATTTGCTCTTCAGGTTTGCAAAGAACTCGCTAAGCAAGGAGTCTTCGTGGAATGCCATCTGTTCAATCCACCTTCTGTTTCACTTGCCATGGGTGTAAGGAGCATGAGCGAGAAAGCCAGCTATCTGTGGAAAAAAGTTAAGGCCAGCCTGCCACTGACGGAAGAAGCATTGCCTGACAATACCAAAGAGGAGGGAAATGCAAAGAAGAAATTGCGTGCTGACAAGAAATGGGTGCCACATTTATATGTTAACAACAGCGACTACATCTGCTGTCACTACAATGCCCCTTCTtgctccaccaccgccactgAGGGTGTTCCAGATGAGCAGCTGCAGCAACGCAAAGCAAGTGAGATCGCTGGCGACGTGGTAGCGAAGCTTTTCGTGACATCAAAAGGACCACAAAAGTTTCTCGAAGCGCATGGACTGCAACAATGGTGGTCGGATGGCATGGAGCTGCAGCTAGCTGTGTATGACAGCAAGCTTATACACAGGCAGTTGAAGTCCCTATACACAGCAACAGCACCGTCAACCCCTGCAAAGTCGTAG